In the Paenibacillus sp. J23TS9 genome, GCGATGGCCTCATTGTTTATTCAGCTGAGTGGAGGCATTAAACTGGGCAGGGTCTTCTCGCTGCAGTCCATTGCCATGTCCATAGGTTCCTTTATCGGGCCTATCACAGCCGGGCAGCTGCGTGACATTGTCTCTCCCTACTTTATTGCCTTTGTACTGCTGATGACCGGACTTATGCTGCTCCCAATCAGCCGCAAACCGGGCTCCCTGCTGCATCCCAATGTCAATCAAACCCCGGCATCATAGGTTAACACCTAAATCTTCCTCCCTAGGCCTTTGCACAATACTTATGACCTCTACCCACATAAGATACATTGTGTTATGCGACCAGAAAAGAGAGTGGGGTGATAGGTATGGGTCATATAGGTCACTGTGGCTGCGGTCCTGTAGCGCCAGTTGCTCCTGTAGCTCCAGTAGTTTCGCCAGTCATGGGAGGATGTAATAATGTTGGAGTTATCCTGGTGCTCTTTATATTGCTGGTAATTATTCTGCGCGCCTTCTGGTGCTAGTCTAAACGATTCTTCAAAGACGGTCTGCCTCCACCCGGACAGATCGTCTTGTTTTTTGCATGGCTTGCCGGAAAAGAGCTACACTAAGGGAGACCCGGGGACGAAAGTCATTGTCCTTTCAACATTTCCCGGGGAATTTCGATAGGAGCTTGTCGGCTCCTGTACCCGAGGTGAGATCGTCATGTCCATATTTATTATTGTCGAGGGAAAAAATGACCGCAGCAAGCTCCGCCGGCTGCTTCAAGATGAAATCCGGATTTTATGCACCTTTGGCACGCTCAATTCCATCAAGCTGGAGTCACTGCGTAAAGAGATCAAAGATGAAGAAGTTTATTTATTTATGGATAATGACAGCTCCGGTAAAAGAATCCGCGGCTTGCTCCGTGATGCCTTTCCTGATGCGGGTCATATATACACCCGGCGAGGATATCCCGGGGTTGAGGGTACACCCGTCGAATATCTGGTTGCCCAGCTTGAAAAGGCGGGACTGGAAGAATACATCCTCTATCCCGATCCTCCCTTTTATTCCTGATGGAAAAGCAAACGAAAAAGCGCCCTTGATGTAAGCCTTAACGGCAAATCAAGCGGCGCTTCCTATGTTATAGCTTTATAATTACTTTTTGGCCAGGTCTTCGACATCCTTGGCAAGCGATTCTGCGGTGACATTGTCGGTGTCATTTGCGTTATACAGCTTACGGACATTATTGTCACGATCAACCAAAGCAATGACATTCGAATGAGCAAAATTATCTTTGTTGTCGCCCATAATTCCAATTTTAAATGATTTTTCGGCAATATCCCTGATTTTCTTGT is a window encoding:
- a CDS encoding toprim domain-containing protein, producing the protein MSIFIIVEGKNDRSKLRRLLQDEIRILCTFGTLNSIKLESLRKEIKDEEVYLFMDNDSSGKRIRGLLRDAFPDAGHIYTRRGYPGVEGTPVEYLVAQLEKAGLEEYILYPDPPFYS